GTGCTGCTCTCCGATGAACACGACCCTTCCAACGCCTACCTGACCATCAACGCTGGCGCCGGAGGAACGGAAAGCCAGGACTGGGGGAGTATGCTTATGCGCATGTACACCCGTTGGGCGGAAAAGCGCAAGTTCAAGGTCACCATCATGGAATACCAGGAGGGCGAGGAAGCCGGTATCAAGAGCGTAACGCTGTTTATTGAAGGCCTCTACGCCTATGGAAACCTCAAATCGGAAACGGGTGTTCACCGCCTGGTGCGTATATCGCCGTTTGATTCCAACGCACGCCGTCACACCTCGTTTACGTCTGTTTTTGTCAGTCCCGAGATCGACGACTCCATTGAAGTGGACATCAGGGAGAGCGACCTGCGTATCGATACATACCGCTCCAGTGGCGCTGGCGGACAGCACGTCAATACCACGGATTCCGCCGTGCGCATTACCCATACGCCCACTGGCGTGGTCACCCAGTGTCAGAGCGAACGCTCGCAGCACCAGAACAAGGAACAGGCCATGAAGATGCTGCGGGCCAAGCTCTATGAGCTGGAGCTGGAGAAGAAGCGGCAGGGGCTGCGGGAAGTGGAGGACAGCAAGATGGATATCGCCTGGGGCAGCCAGATTCGCAGCTATGTCCTGCACCCCTATAAAATGGTCAAGGACCTGCGCACCCGTCACGAAACCGGCAACGCGGAAGCGGTTCTCGACGGCGCTCTGGATGAATTTATTAAAGCCTACCTGCAGTGGCAGAGCACGGCGGCCGAGTCGTAGGCGGCAGGATTTGCCACAGGCGGCAGATTCTGCCGCCTGTGGGGCGGTCTCTTCGTTGGGGATAAGGTGAAGTTGTCCCCCGAAAACACTGTTTTGCAAGCACTCAACTCAAGTGGTACAGGTATTGCTCATGTACCGTGGCATCCAACATTTGAGGAGGCTTTCCATGAAGAAGATCCTGGTATCCCTGAGTATTTTTCTTTCCCTGGCGGTTCTGGCCGTGAGTGCTGCTGCCCAGCAGTTTGACAGAAACCTGTTTATCACCATCGCCACTGGCGGTACTTCCGGAGTTTACTATCCCATCGGCGGAGCGGTAGCCAATATTATCGCCCGTGACCTGAAAGTGGACACCTCTGTCCAGTCCACGGGAGCCTCTGTGGAAAACATCAACCTGCTGAATCGAAACCGTGTTGAACTGGCCATCGTCATGGGCGACGCTGTGGCTCAGGCCTATGAGGGAATCGGCGCCTTTGAAGGTCGTCCCGGTAACAAGGATCTGCGTGGCCTGACGGCCCTCTACCCCAACTATGTGCAGCTGGTGACCACGACGCGCACCGGCATCAACTCTGTGCGTGATCTGGAAGGCCGCCGTGTGGGCGTGGGTGCCGCCAACTCCGGGGTTGAGTTGAACGCCCGTCTGATCCTGGAAGCCCATGGCATGAGCTATGATAACATCCGTCAGGATTACCTCTCCTACAGCGAAGCGGTTGATCAGATCAAAAACGGCATGATTGACGCGGCCTTTGTCACCAGCGGAATTCCCAATGCGACGGTCATTGATCTCTCCACCACCCATGAGGCCAAGATCATTCCCATTGACAATGACGCGCTTGCCTACCTCACCAAAAATTACCCTTTCTTTGCCGCAGGCATTATTCCCGGCGGAACCTACAACGATAAAAATGATGTGCAGACTGCAACCATCACCAACGTCATGCTGGTCAACCATCGCCTCTCCGACGATGTGGTCTATCATATCACCAAATCATTGTTTGAAAATCTGGACACCCTGTACGGAGCCCATAACGCCGCGCGTAACATCAAGCTGGAGGCAGTTGCCGACGGCATGCCGGTGCCCTTCCATCCTGGTGCCGAGCGCTATTTCCGCGAAGTCGGTGTGTTGAAATAAATCAAGGTGAAACCAGGGGTGCCCTTGGGGGCGCCCCGCATTTCGGGAGGTACTCTGGTGGTGTTTATGGTGCGTCTGCTGCTGTTGCTGTTTCTCGCCGTTTCCACGGTCAGCGCCGAGGGACTCGTGCTGGAAATACGCCACGCACGCAGCCATGAGGTCCACTTCCACGCCCCGGTGGAGCCCGATGATGAAATCACGCTTGCCTGGATTCATTCGGTGGAACTGACCCCCTGGATGGAAACCTACCAGGTGCAGATCGATGGAACACTTGTGCTGACGCAGACGCGCTTTTTCTCTTATGGGGCGGGTGTTCCCCATCAGAGTGGAAACTGTTCGGTGAATGGTGGGCAGGTGGTCTGCACGGGATTTGATTTACAGCTCGACTTTCTCCAGTGGATCCACTCATTCGATGCCGAATACCATGTCCTTCTGAATCAACGGATTCTGCTGGACCGTGACGACCTCCCCCACCATGAACCGCTCAGACTCTCCATACAATCAAGGTGATCCCAATGAGTAAAGAAACACAACAGCCTGACTCGAAGCTGCAGGAAGTTCTCGAGAAATATGATAACGAATCGCGCTTTCGCACCTTCAGTTCCAAGCCCATTACCCTGATCGTCTCCGCCCTGGCGATCACGCTCTCCCTCTACCACCTCTATACCTCTTACTTCGGCACACCGGTGACACTGATTCACCGCTCGCTGCACGTGGCAGTGGTGCTGGGGCTCATTTTTCTACTCTACCCCGCTTCCCGCAAGCTGCGGCGTGACAAGCTGCACTGGTATGACGCGGTACTGGCGCTGATGGCCTTCAGTACCACCATCTATATCATGTTCGAGCATACGGCCATCTATATGCGCGGTGGCATGCCCAACCAGTGGGATCTGCTTTTCGGCGGAATTCTGGTGGTGCTGGTGCTGGAAGGCGCGCGGCGGGTGACCGGCTGGGCTCTGCCTGTGCTGGCCGCCACCTTTTTGCTGTACGGCCTGTTCGGACGACAGTTTTCCGGTATATTCCGTCACCGGGGTTACCTGTGGGAAGATATTGTCAACTTTATGTATGTGACCACCGAAGGCGTCTACGGAACTGCCATCGGTGTTTCAGCCACCTATATCTTTCTCTTTATCCTCTTTGGCGCCTTCCTGGCGAAATCGGGGATGGGCCAGCTCTTTAATGACCTTGCCCTGGCCATTGCCGGACAGTCCCGGGGCGGACCGGCAAAAGTTGCCGTTATCTCCAGTGGCTTTCTGGGAAGTATCAATGGAGCGGCCGTTGCCAATGTGGTGACAACGGGCTCCTTCACCATTCCTCTTATGAAGCGGGTTGGCTATAACCGTGAATTTGCCGGCGCCGTAGAGGCTTCGGCCAGTGTGGGGGGGCAGATTCTGCCGCCGATCATGGGGGCAGCCGCTTTCATCATGGCCGAGGTTCTGGGGGTGCCCTATCGCGATATCGCCATTGCCGCCCTGCTGCCCGCCCTGCTCTTCTATCTCGGGGTTATCGTGCAGATTCACCTGCGTGCCACCAAGGATGGTCTGCAGGGTATCTCCCGCGAGAATCTGCCCCGGGTCATGGAAGTGCTCAAGGAACGCGGACACCTGCTGATACCTCTGTTCTTCCTGATTTTCATGCTCTTCTTTACGGGGAAAACAATCATTTACTCCGCATTTCTGACGATTCTGGTAACGGTGGCAGTGGCCATGCTGCGCCAGACCACGCGCCTGGGCCTGAAGGACATTCTGGAAGCCCTGGAAAACGGCGCGCGTTCCGTGGTTCCCGTCGCCATCGCCTGTGCCTGTGTCGGCCTGATCGTGGGAGTGGCGACGCTTACCGGATTCGGACTGAAGCTGGCGAACGGCATTGTGCTGCTGGGTGGAGAGTCCCTTTTCCTGACCCTGGTATTTACCATGATTGCCTGTATCGTCCTCGGCATGGGTCTGCCCAGTATTCCCACCTACATCATCACGGCGACCATGGCGGCACCGGCTCTTGTGGCCATTGGCATTGAGCCCCTGGTGGCTCACCTGTTTGTCTTCTACTTCGGTATCTTCGCCAATATAACGCCTCCCGTGGCGCTGGCATCGTTTGCCGCAGCGGGAATCTCGGGCGGGGATCAGATGAAGACTGGCTTCATGTCCATGAAGCTCTCTATCGCCGGCTTTATTGTTCCCTATATTTTCGTGTATAACAGCTCGTTGCTGCTGATCAACACCACTTTGCTGGAAGGACTGATGGTTACCGCCACCTCCATTGTGGGCGTGGTCATGCTGGGGACTGCGGCGGAAGGATACTTCCTGACCCGTATCAATACCCTGTTGCGGGTGGTGCTCTTCGGTGGAGCCCTGCTGTTCATGAACCCGAATATTCTTCAGGATATCCTCGGCTTCAGCATCGTATTACTGACGATCTTCATTCAGTGGCGTAAAGCCAGGCGCGAGGGCGGAATCAACCAGCCCACCCTGAATCGGTCGAAGGAAGCCGTTGCGGAGGCCTGAGGACACTCTTCACCGTTATGCCAGCGGGGGTGCCGGTGGGCAAGAAGCTGGCGCCACCACTGGCTCTTTATGGAAAGGGAACTTTCTGCCGTGCGTTGTTTGTATGTCTTTGTGCTGATGGCGTTCTTCGTGGGAACATCCTTTGGCGAGCCCCGTCATGAATACGCCCATCAGACCCTCATCGTCGCCTATGAACCGGATCTGGCCCCCCTGAATGCCGCGCAGGAAGGGGTGCCAGCCGGTTTTGCCATCGAAGTTCTCGACCGCATTGCCGCCCTGCACCATATCAGGCTGCAGTATGTGCCCATGGCCAGATCCCGTGCCATTGAGGCCATCCGGGAACAGCAGGTTGACATCATCGTCAGCATCCCTTTCTCGCGCAGCTACGCGGAGCTCATGGATTTTTCCGAGCCATTCTATTCGACTTCCGTTGGCATCCTCACTCCTGCAGACAGGCATGGCATCGATGCGGTGACGGATCTTTCCGAGACGCTGGTTGCCCTGCAGAGTCACACCATTGAGTATGATTTCCTGAAGAATATCCGGCGGATTCACTACCAGGTTGCCGGCAGCCAGCGTGCCGCCATCGAAGCGTTCCTGCTCGGCCGGGCCGATGTGTTTGTGGGCGATGTCGCCATCGCGGAGCACTATCTGGAACAACACCACCTGGAAGATCGCTACAGCTTCGCGCGCACCTATCTTATGCCGCTGGACTACTCCTTTGCCGTATCCAAAGACAACTATCGCCTGCTGCATACCCTCAACAGCGGTATACGGCATGTCAAGTCGACGGGTGAGTATGGGGATATGTACCAGAAATGGTTCAAAACACCGCAGGAGTTTGCCTCGGGAACGCTGCTGGTGGTCGTGAAAATCACCCTGGCCCTCATCGCGGTCTTTCTGATCCTCTTCCTGGTGGGAGCCCGTTGGAATCGACAGCTGAAGAAGGAAGTGGATCGCAAGACCCGTGATCTCAGCCATCTGAACGCGTCCCTCGTCGAACAGGTTGAACTGACCAGAAATAATGTCGAGTTCCTGCGACAGATTATCGACAGCAGCCCCCGGGGCATCGTCACCCTGAATCGTGAAGGACTGATCACCAAATTCAACCAGAAGGCATCGGTAATCGTGGGGCTCAGGGAACTGCCCCTGGGGGAGCACTATTCCCGGGTGCAGCTGATCAGTGAGCTGCTGAAGAACAAGGCTGATGAGGTTCTCAGTGGCCGGAAAAACTACTATCTCGGTGAAACAAAAGAGTGGGAGCGTGACCCGGAAACCCTCTACCAGCTGCGCTACTATGTCTATCCCCTCTTCAGTTTTGAGCAGCACATCAACGGACTCATCCTGACTTTCGAGGATGTGACCGAAGAGACGGAGCTGCGCAAGAAGCTTTTTGAGCAGGAGAAGAGCAAGGCCTTAAGCCGCGTAGTGGCCGGCATCGCCCATGAAATACGCAACCCTTTGAGTTCCATCAAGACATTCGTGGAACTTATTCCCACCAAGCTCCATAATGAGCGTTTCCAGAAGGAAATATCCACCTACGTGCCCCGTGAGATCACGCGGGTCAATCAGCTCATCGAAGGACTGATTAATTACGCCCGTCCACGGCAGCAGATATTCGAGACCATTGCCGCCAGCACCATTCTGGATGAGTGTTATATTCTCTTCGAACGCAGCGTCATGAACAAGGGCTTTGCCCTGTTGCGCGATTATCAGTCCCATCGCCAGATCTGCGTCGATCACAATCAGATCAAGCAGGTGGTCATCAACTTTCTGATTAATGCCCTGGACGCCCTGGAAGAGAAGCGCCTCAAGAGTGACGAGCCCCTGCACATCACCCTGAGAACCCGCGATAAGGCTGATCGGGTCTGTATCCAGATCGTTGATGATGGAATCGGCATGGATGAGGATGGCCGCGTGAAGGCCCTGGAACCCTTTTTTACCACCAAACCCAAGGGCACCGGACTGGGTATACCCATTGCCGATCAGCTGATCAAGGAGAACCGTGGTGAACTGCATATCTCCAGCAACCAGAAATTTGGCACGGTTATTTCGGTATATTTTGATTCTGCGTTATAATGACATGTACGCATCCCCGCAACAGCAGCCTGACAGTCTGCACCCTACCTGGGCCAGCACGGGCTGACAGCTCTGAACCTGTCCAGCGAGCAGGCGAGGCGTGGGGTACCAAACCCAGTGAGAATGCACAGGCGGCCCTGAGAGTGAACGGGCGCGAAACCGCAAATGCGAGGTACCATGACTCCCATGAATCGCATACTCATACTGGATGATGAAGCGTCCATTGGCGCTTCTCTCTCCTTTGCCCTGGAGGATCAGTATGAGGTCAGTGTCTTTACCGAGCCCCACAGGGCCCTGGAGGAGATCCGCCAGGAGCTCTTTCATATCTGTCTGCTGGATCTCAAAATCGGCAATGTCGATGGTATTGATGTCCTGAAGCAGATCAAGGAGATTCAGCCTGGCATTGAAGTCATCATCATCACGGCCTTCGGCACCATCGAATCGTCAGTAAAAGCGCTGCAGAACGGCGCGTTCACCTATATCACCAAGCCCATCAACATCGATGAGCTCATCGTTAATATTGAGCGGGCTTTTCACTATAAGCAGCTGAACAGCCAGGTGGAGTACCTTTCAAAGGAGCTTGAGAAGAAGTACCGCTACGAAGAGCTTATTGGCAAGAGTGATTCCATGCAGAGAATCTATGGCCTGATCGACAAGGTCAAGGATGTCTCCTCGACGGTGCTTATTACCGGGGAGAGTGGTACAGGCAAAGAGCTGGTGGCCCGTGCCATTCATTATTCCGGCAAACGGGCCAAGGAGCCCTTCGAGGTGCTGAACTGTGCCGCCATTCCCGAACAGCTGCTGGAAAGTGAACTGTTCGGATACGAAAAGGGGGCTTTCACCGGAGCCAGCGGTTCGCGACAGGGCCGCTTCGAAGTGGCGCAGGGTGGAACCATTTTTCTCGATGAGATTGGCGAAATGTCTCCGCCACTGCAGGCCAAGCTGCTGCGCGTGCTGCAGAAGCGGGAGATCTCACGGCTGGGCTCCAACAGGACCATCGCCCTGGATGTGCGGGTCATTACGGCCACCAATCGCGATCTGCTGAAAGCCGTCCGCGAAAACAGCTTTCGCGAGGATCTGTATTTCCGCATCAATGTCATTCATCTGCATCTGCCACCGCTTCGCGAACGCACTGAGGATATTCCCATGCTGACGAAGTTTCTGGTGGAGAAATTCTGCCAGGAGCAGGGTACCTGCCCCAAGCGCTTCAGCCGCGCTGCGGAAGCACGGCTGATGAGCTATTCCTATCCGGGGAATATCCGGGAACTGGGCAATATCATCGAGTCTTCCCTGGTCATGGCCATGGGGGATATCATAGAAATTCACGATCTGCCGGCCAGCCTCAAGGACAGCGGCCCGGTCGCCCATGATGGCGAGCTCCCCAGCCTGAAACCCTTTGTGGGGATGACTCTGCAGCAGCTGCAGGATCTGTTTATTCAGGAGACCCTGGAGACCATGGATGGCCACCGCCGCAAAACGGCTGAAGTGCTCGGCATCAGCGAACGAAACCTGCGCTATCGCCTGAATACCCCCGACAAGCCTGAGCAGCCGTAAAGGATATTTTCAGGCCTGTGATTTTTCCATTTCGCGCACCAGGGACTCCAGTTTCTCCCAGCGCGCAAATTGCCTTTCCAGCTCTGCCTGCACCTCCTCCAGCTCTGCCTTGGTGGTGGCTATGGATTCCCCCTCGCGCTGGTAGAACTGCGGATCGGCCATAAGGTCGTACAGCTCCTGCTGGCGCTGTTCCAGCTCTTCGATACATGCGGGCAGCTCCTCAAGCTCTTTTTTCTGCTGAAAGCTCAACTTCGGCTTCGCGGGTCTGCCGGCACCACGGGTCTTTGCCGTCGGTTCAGGAACAACGGTGCGCGCCACAGCCGGAGTCGGGCGCTGGCGAAGCCAGTCGTCGTATCCGCCCACATACTCCCGGAAGCGGTCATCTTCATAGGCAATGGTGCTGGTGACCACATTGTTGAGGAAGGCACGGTCGTGGCTGACCAGCAGCAGGGTGCCCTGATATTCCATCAGCAGTTCTTCCAGCAGTTCCAGCGTCTCCACGTCAAGATCGTTAGTGGGCTCGTCCATGATCAGCAGGTTGGACGGTGCGGCAAAGAGCTTCGCCAGCAGCAGGCGATTGCGCTCACCTCCCGAAAGGGCTTTGACGGGGGTATGGAAGCGCTCAGGGGTGAAGAGAAAGTCCTGAAGATAGCCAATCACATGACGGTTCCTGCCATTGATTTCCAGCATGTCGTTGCCATCGGCTACATTCTCCCGCACGCTTTTCTCTTCGTCCAGCTGTTGTCGATGCTGGTCAAAGTAGCGGATATGCAGATTGGTTCCCAGCTCCACTCTTCCCGTGGTGGGAGGAAGCTGCCCCAGCATCAGGCGCAGCAAGGTTGTCTTGCCGCAGCCGTTTGGCCCGATGATACCGATGCGGTCACCGCGCATGATGGTAAGATCCATGGGGGCGACAATGGTTCTGCCATCGACGCTCCAGCCAGCTCCCGTGGCTTCGGCCACCAGGTTGCCGGAGCGATCAGCCTGTTGAATTTCCATGCGTGCTTTGCCTTCGGCACTGCGCCTTTGGCTGCGCTGGCGACGAAGCTCCTCAAGGGCGCGTACGCGCCCCATGTTGCGGGTGCGACGGGCCTTGATGCCCTGGCGTATCCACTGCTCCTCTTCGCTGAGTTTTCGGTCGAAGTGCTGCTGCGCCTTGAGCTCATCCTGAAGCACCGCTTCGCGGCGCTCCAGGTATTGGTCGAAGGTGCAGTCCCAGTTGCGCAGGTTGCCCCGGTCAATCTCCACGATGCGCGTTGCCAGGCTGCGCAGGAAGGCTCGATCGTGGGTGATGAAGACTATGGTGCGACTGCTGCGCAGCAGAAAGTCTTCCAGCCAGGTGATGGCGCTGATGTCCAGGTGGTTGGTGGGCTCGTCCAGCAGCAGAATATGGGGATCACTGACCAGGGCTCGACCCAGCAGGACCCGGCGCTTCATGCCGCCGGAAAGTTCCCGGAAAGGCAGGTTGCCATCAAGCTGGAGCAGGCTGACCATGCGGTCGATTTCCCCATAGAACTGCCAGGCTCCCTGACTCTCCAGTTCGCGCTGGTACTGGTCCAGCTGCTCAAGCAGACGCTGCTGCGTGGACAACTCAGCACTTTCCAGATGCCGGGTGAGCTGATGATAGGATTCCAGCAGTTGTGCCTTGTCGGCCAGACCACTGGCGATGACTTCCCAGACGCTGCCGTCAAGTTCCCCGGGAATTTCCTGGGGGAGCAGCGAGACACGCAGGTCGGGCTGACGGACTATTTCACCACTGTCGGCGGTGAGAGTGCCGGCCAGGATCTTCATGAGGGTTGACTTGCCCGCGCCGTTGCGACCGGTCAGGCAGATGCGTTCGCCCGCTTCGGCGTGAAATGCGATGCCATCGAGAAGGGGGTGCTGGCCGAAGGCGATGGAGAGATTGCGCAGGCTGAGCAGTGCCATCAGCGATCCCGGTAGCGCAGCAGGATGTCGTCATAGGCGTCGATGCGACGATCGCGCAGGAAGGGCCAGATACGGCGCACATCTTCGCTGCGCTGCAGGTCGATATCCACCAGGAGGGTCTCTTCACGGTCTGTGGACGCCTGGGCCAGAAACTCTCCCTGGGGGCCACAGGCAAAACTGCTGCCCCAGAAGTCGATGCCGCTGGAGGGATTGGCCGGATCGGCTTCCCGCCCGGTGCGGTTGACGCTGATGACGGGCAGGCCGTTGGCAATGGCGTGGCTGCGCTGAATGGTTATCCAGGCATCGCGCTGGCGCTGCTTTTCCGCGTCGGTATCGGTGGGAGCCCAGCCGATGGCCGTGGGGTAGAGCAGCAGATCCGCTCCGGCCAGGGCCATGAGTCGCGCCGCTTCAGGGTACCACTGATCCCAGCAGACCAGCACGCCAAGCCTGCCCACAGAGGTCTGGACTGGTTCAAAGCCAAGGTCGCCGGGGGTGAAGTAGAATTTTTCGTAAAATCCCGGATCATCGGGAATATGCATTTTGCGATAGGTGCCGGCGATGGAGCCATCCTTTTCCAGCACCACCGCCGTGTTGTGGTAGAGCCCGGGAGCGCGTTTTTCAAAGAGTGACGTGACCAGCACCACCTGGTGCTGGCGGGCCAGATCGCCAAAAAACGCTGTAGACGGGCCGGGTATGGGTTCGGCCAGATCGAAACACTCCACCTGCTCCTGCTGACAGAAGTAGAGGCTGCAGTGCAGCTCCTGCAGGACAATCAGCGTGGCCCCGCTGCGGGCAGCGTGCGCGATGGCGCTGGCGGTTCTGTCCATGGTCTGCTGGCGGTTGTCCGTGCATGTCTGCTGTATTAATGCGGTTTTGATGGTGCTCATGGGGTAACGGCTCCTTGGGGAAGTTGCATGGTCACACAGTGCAGTGAACCATGCTGTTCGATCAGGGTCCGGCAGTTGACGCCGATGATTTCGTGGTCGGGAAAGGCGGCGGCAACCACCTGCAGGGCCAGGGCATCGGCGGGATCGCCATAGACGGGAACCAGTACGGCACCGTTGATGATCAGGAAGTTGGCGTAGGTGGCCGGCAGGCGATGGCCGTCGGCGGCATGGCAGGGAGCCGGCCACGGCAGGGGGAGCAGGCGATAGGGTCTGCCATCAGCACAGGTAAAGGAGGCAAGCTGCGCCTCCATGGCCTTGAGGGCGCTGAAGTGGGAGTCATTGGGGTCGT
This portion of the Desulfurispirillum indicum S5 genome encodes:
- a CDS encoding carbon-nitrogen hydrolase, which codes for MSTIKTALIQQTCTDNRQQTMDRTASAIAHAARSGATLIVLQELHCSLYFCQQEQVECFDLAEPIPGPSTAFFGDLARQHQVVLVTSLFEKRAPGLYHNTAVVLEKDGSIAGTYRKMHIPDDPGFYEKFYFTPGDLGFEPVQTSVGRLGVLVCWDQWYPEAARLMALAGADLLLYPTAIGWAPTDTDAEKQRQRDAWITIQRSHAIANGLPVISVNRTGREADPANPSSGIDFWGSSFACGPQGEFLAQASTDREETLLVDIDLQRSEDVRRIWPFLRDRRIDAYDDILLRYRDR
- a CDS encoding transporter substrate-binding domain-containing protein, which encodes MRCLYVFVLMAFFVGTSFGEPRHEYAHQTLIVAYEPDLAPLNAAQEGVPAGFAIEVLDRIAALHHIRLQYVPMARSRAIEAIREQQVDIIVSIPFSRSYAELMDFSEPFYSTSVGILTPADRHGIDAVTDLSETLVALQSHTIEYDFLKNIRRIHYQVAGSQRAAIEAFLLGRADVFVGDVAIAEHYLEQHHLEDRYSFARTYLMPLDYSFAVSKDNYRLLHTLNSGIRHVKSTGEYGDMYQKWFKTPQEFASGTLLVVVKITLALIAVFLILFLVGARWNRQLKKEVDRKTRDLSHLNASLVEQVELTRNNVEFLRQIIDSSPRGIVTLNREGLITKFNQKASVIVGLRELPLGEHYSRVQLISELLKNKADEVLSGRKNYYLGETKEWERDPETLYQLRYYVYPLFSFEQHINGLILTFEDVTEETELRKKLFEQEKSKALSRVVAGIAHEIRNPLSSIKTFVELIPTKLHNERFQKEISTYVPREITRVNQLIEGLINYARPRQQIFETIAASTILDECYILFERSVMNKGFALLRDYQSHRQICVDHNQIKQVVINFLINALDALEEKRLKSDEPLHITLRTRDKADRVCIQIVDDGIGMDEDGRVKALEPFFTTKPKGTGLGIPIADQLIKENRGELHISSNQKFGTVISVYFDSAL
- a CDS encoding TAXI family TRAP transporter solute-binding subunit, which encodes MKKILVSLSIFLSLAVLAVSAAAQQFDRNLFITIATGGTSGVYYPIGGAVANIIARDLKVDTSVQSTGASVENINLLNRNRVELAIVMGDAVAQAYEGIGAFEGRPGNKDLRGLTALYPNYVQLVTTTRTGINSVRDLEGRRVGVGAANSGVELNARLILEAHGMSYDNIRQDYLSYSEAVDQIKNGMIDAAFVTSGIPNATVIDLSTTHEAKIIPIDNDALAYLTKNYPFFAAGIIPGGTYNDKNDVQTATITNVMLVNHRLSDDVVYHITKSLFENLDTLYGAHNAARNIKLEAVADGMPVPFHPGAERYFREVGVLK
- a CDS encoding TRAP transporter permease translates to MSKETQQPDSKLQEVLEKYDNESRFRTFSSKPITLIVSALAITLSLYHLYTSYFGTPVTLIHRSLHVAVVLGLIFLLYPASRKLRRDKLHWYDAVLALMAFSTTIYIMFEHTAIYMRGGMPNQWDLLFGGILVVLVLEGARRVTGWALPVLAATFLLYGLFGRQFSGIFRHRGYLWEDIVNFMYVTTEGVYGTAIGVSATYIFLFILFGAFLAKSGMGQLFNDLALAIAGQSRGGPAKVAVISSGFLGSINGAAVANVVTTGSFTIPLMKRVGYNREFAGAVEASASVGGQILPPIMGAAAFIMAEVLGVPYRDIAIAALLPALLFYLGVIVQIHLRATKDGLQGISRENLPRVMEVLKERGHLLIPLFFLIFMLFFTGKTIIYSAFLTILVTVAVAMLRQTTRLGLKDILEALENGARSVVPVAIACACVGLIVGVATLTGFGLKLANGIVLLGGESLFLTLVFTMIACIVLGMGLPSIPTYIITATMAAPALVAIGIEPLVAHLFVFYFGIFANITPPVALASFAAAGISGGDQMKTGFMSMKLSIAGFIVPYIFVYNSSLLLINTTLLEGLMVTATSIVGVVMLGTAAEGYFLTRINTLLRVVLFGGALLFMNPNILQDILGFSIVLLTIFIQWRKARREGGINQPTLNRSKEAVAEA
- a CDS encoding DUF1850 domain-containing protein, encoding MVRLLLLLFLAVSTVSAEGLVLEIRHARSHEVHFHAPVEPDDEITLAWIHSVELTPWMETYQVQIDGTLVLTQTRFFSYGAGVPHQSGNCSVNGGQVVCTGFDLQLDFLQWIHSFDAEYHVLLNQRILLDRDDLPHHEPLRLSIQSR
- a CDS encoding ATP-binding cassette domain-containing protein: MALLSLRNLSIAFGQHPLLDGIAFHAEAGERICLTGRNGAGKSTLMKILAGTLTADSGEIVRQPDLRVSLLPQEIPGELDGSVWEVIASGLADKAQLLESYHQLTRHLESAELSTQQRLLEQLDQYQRELESQGAWQFYGEIDRMVSLLQLDGNLPFRELSGGMKRRVLLGRALVSDPHILLLDEPTNHLDISAITWLEDFLLRSSRTIVFITHDRAFLRSLATRIVEIDRGNLRNWDCTFDQYLERREAVLQDELKAQQHFDRKLSEEEQWIRQGIKARRTRNMGRVRALEELRRQRSQRRSAEGKARMEIQQADRSGNLVAEATGAGWSVDGRTIVAPMDLTIMRGDRIGIIGPNGCGKTTLLRLMLGQLPPTTGRVELGTNLHIRYFDQHRQQLDEEKSVRENVADGNDMLEINGRNRHVIGYLQDFLFTPERFHTPVKALSGGERNRLLLAKLFAAPSNLLIMDEPTNDLDVETLELLEELLMEYQGTLLLVSHDRAFLNNVVTSTIAYEDDRFREYVGGYDDWLRQRPTPAVARTVVPEPTAKTRGAGRPAKPKLSFQQKKELEELPACIEELEQRQQELYDLMADPQFYQREGESIATTKAELEEVQAELERQFARWEKLESLVREMEKSQA
- a CDS encoding sigma-54-dependent transcriptional regulator, translated to MTPMNRILILDDEASIGASLSFALEDQYEVSVFTEPHRALEEIRQELFHICLLDLKIGNVDGIDVLKQIKEIQPGIEVIIITAFGTIESSVKALQNGAFTYITKPINIDELIVNIERAFHYKQLNSQVEYLSKELEKKYRYEELIGKSDSMQRIYGLIDKVKDVSSTVLITGESGTGKELVARAIHYSGKRAKEPFEVLNCAAIPEQLLESELFGYEKGAFTGASGSRQGRFEVAQGGTIFLDEIGEMSPPLQAKLLRVLQKREISRLGSNRTIALDVRVITATNRDLLKAVRENSFREDLYFRINVIHLHLPPLRERTEDIPMLTKFLVEKFCQEQGTCPKRFSRAAEARLMSYSYPGNIRELGNIIESSLVMAMGDIIEIHDLPASLKDSGPVAHDGELPSLKPFVGMTLQQLQDLFIQETLETMDGHRRKTAEVLGISERNLRYRLNTPDKPEQP
- the prfB gene encoding peptide chain release factor 2 (programmed frameshift); the encoded protein is MIIDFQPRIDAMEEKVEFFRRCLDVPAKEERLAELVPMIEDPTLWNDPQQAQGILREDKMLKDALADFNEIHRLLEDVKVLHEFCQEDESNVDELTQNLAKLEKLVADYELTVLLSDEHDPSNAYLTINAGAGGTESQDWGSMLMRMYTRWAEKRKFKVTIMEYQEGEEAGIKSVTLFIEGLYAYGNLKSETGVHRLVRISPFDSNARRHTSFTSVFVSPEIDDSIEVDIRESDLRIDTYRSSGAGGQHVNTTDSAVRITHTPTGVVTQCQSERSQHQNKEQAMKMLRAKLYELELEKKRQGLREVEDSKMDIAWGSQIRSYVLHPYKMVKDLRTRHETGNAEAVLDGALDEFIKAYLQWQSTAAES